The following proteins are encoded in a genomic region of Saccharopolyspora antimicrobica:
- the gcvH gene encoding glycine cleavage system protein GcvH: MAAPDEIKYTEEHEWVQRTGEDTVRIGITDYAQQQLGDVVFVQLPELGEQVSAGDSMGEVESTKSVSDIYAPVTGEVTARNGELEDQPELVNSAPQDGGWMVEIKLADPEQFADLLDAGAYQKLIDQG; encoded by the coding sequence GTGGCGGCCCCGGACGAGATCAAGTACACCGAAGAGCACGAGTGGGTCCAGCGCACCGGCGAGGACACCGTGCGCATCGGGATCACCGACTACGCCCAGCAGCAGCTCGGCGATGTGGTGTTCGTGCAGCTGCCCGAGCTGGGAGAGCAGGTCTCGGCGGGGGACTCCATGGGCGAGGTGGAGTCGACCAAGAGCGTGTCGGACATCTACGCGCCGGTCACCGGCGAGGTGACCGCCCGCAACGGCGAGCTGGAGGACCAGCCCGAGTTGGTCAATTCGGCGCCGCAGGACGGCGGCTGGATGGTCGAGATCAAGCTCGCCGATCCGGAGCAGTTCGCCGATCTGCTCGACGCCGGGGCTTACCAGAAGCTGATCGACCAGGGATGA
- the garA gene encoding glycogen accumulation regulator GarA, translating to MSQNSGFGEVPPEQSPETTSVFRPFLSEPESTESPAPEPAAASGVDALPAGNALLVVKRGPNAGSRFLLDRETTSAGRHPDSDIFLDDVTVSRRHAEFRREGNDFVVVDVGSLNGTYVNREPVDTSVLANGDEVQIGKFRLVFLTGPIDGR from the coding sequence GTGAGCCAGAACAGCGGCTTCGGCGAGGTTCCGCCGGAGCAGTCACCGGAGACCACCTCGGTCTTCAGGCCGTTCCTCTCGGAGCCGGAGAGCACCGAGAGCCCGGCCCCGGAGCCCGCCGCCGCGTCCGGGGTCGACGCACTGCCCGCGGGCAACGCCCTACTGGTGGTCAAGCGCGGTCCGAACGCGGGCTCGCGGTTCCTGCTGGACCGGGAGACCACCAGCGCGGGTCGGCACCCGGACAGCGACATCTTCCTCGACGACGTCACGGTTTCCCGTCGGCACGCGGAGTTCCGCCGCGAGGGCAACGACTTCGTGGTCGTCGACGTGGGCAGCCTCAACGGCACCTACGTCAACCGCGAACCGGTGGACACCTCGGTGCTGGCCAACGGTGACGAGGTGCAGATCGGCAAGTTCCGGTTGGTGTTCCTGACCGGGCCGATCGACGGGCGCTGA
- a CDS encoding bifunctional nuclease family protein, giving the protein MSSEMRVVGVRVELPANQPILLLREAHGERYLPIWIGSVEATAIALEQQGVRPQRPLTHDLLKDVIGALGRDLEQVRITDLQEGTFFAELVFDGDVRVSARPSDSVALALRIGVPIHADESVLDEAGLIIPDEQEDEVEKFREFLDSVSPEDFRGADT; this is encoded by the coding sequence ATGAGCAGTGAGATGCGCGTCGTCGGCGTGCGAGTGGAACTACCAGCCAACCAGCCGATCCTGCTGTTGCGCGAGGCGCACGGCGAGCGTTACCTGCCGATCTGGATCGGCTCGGTCGAGGCGACGGCCATCGCGCTCGAGCAGCAGGGCGTGCGACCGCAGCGACCGCTGACGCACGACCTGCTCAAGGACGTCATCGGCGCTCTGGGGCGCGACCTGGAGCAGGTGCGGATCACCGATCTGCAGGAGGGCACCTTCTTCGCCGAGCTGGTGTTCGACGGGGATGTGCGGGTCTCCGCGCGGCCGAGCGACTCGGTGGCGCTGGCGCTGCGCATCGGAGTGCCCATCCACGCCGACGAATCGGTGCTGGACGAGGCCGGGCTGATCATCCCCGACGAGCAGGAGGACGAGGTGGAGAAGTTCCGCGAGTTCCTCGATTCGGTGTCGCCCGAGGATTTTAGAGGGGCCGACACGTAA
- a CDS encoding MerR family transcriptional regulator — MVEEASNGDAAAEQGGLFPDASLPDELVGYRGPAACQIAGITYRQLDYWARTKLVGPSIRSAAGSGSQRLYSFKDILVLKVVKRLLDTGVSLHNIRVAVEHLRNRGVQDLARLTLFSDGTTVYECTSAEEVVDLLQGGQGVFGIAVSGAMREISGTIHEFPAERADGGEMVQAEDELSRRRRDRQAETG, encoded by the coding sequence GTGGTCGAGGAAGCGTCCAACGGGGATGCTGCCGCGGAGCAGGGTGGGCTGTTCCCAGACGCCTCGCTGCCGGACGAACTGGTCGGCTACCGGGGCCCGGCCGCCTGCCAGATCGCCGGCATCACCTACCGCCAGCTGGACTACTGGGCGCGCACCAAGCTGGTCGGCCCGTCCATCCGCAGTGCGGCGGGTTCCGGCTCGCAGCGGCTGTACTCGTTCAAGGACATCCTGGTGCTCAAGGTGGTCAAGCGGCTGCTGGACACCGGGGTGTCGCTGCACAACATCCGGGTCGCGGTGGAGCACTTGCGCAACCGCGGTGTGCAGGACCTGGCGCGGTTGACGCTGTTCAGCGATGGCACGACGGTCTACGAGTGCACCTCCGCGGAGGAGGTGGTCGATCTGCTGCAGGGCGGCCAAGGGGTGTTCGGCATCGCCGTCAGCGGTGCGATGCGCGAGATCAGCGGCACCATCCACGAGTTCCCGGCCGAGCGGGCCGACGGCGGCGAGATGGTGCAGGCCGAGGACGAGCTGTCCCGACGCCGCCGGGACCGGCAGGCGGAGACCGGCTGA
- the gcvP gene encoding aminomethyl-transferring glycine dehydrogenase, producing MTDDRIPLAALEHGTPFADRHVGPAPAELARMLDVIGVGSLEELGRSAVPEAIREDDLRLALPDPATESAALAELRELARRCNPHTEMIGLGYYGTTTPPVILRNVLENPAWYTAYTPYQPEISQGRLEALLNFQTMVADLAGVPVANASMLDEATAAAEGMTLVRRAGKSKSPRFLVDADTLPQTIAVIETRAEPLGIEVVVTDLSEGLPEGEFYGVLLSYPGASGALRDHEAIIAEVHQRGAKVVVATDLLSLTLLRAPGEIGADVVVGSTQRFGVPMGFGGPHAGFMAVAKGLERQLPGRLVGVSVDADGDKAYRLALQTREQHIRREKATSNICTAQVLLAVMASMYAVYHGPAGLRAIATRAHRMAAVLAEQLRRGGVELLHQEFFDTIVAKVPGRADEVVAAARLGGINLRRVDADHVGVSCDETTTRAHLATVWQAFGIDGVDVDELDAQTTDALPAALRRTSEYLTHPVFHTHHSETSLLRYLRRLSDKDIALDRSMIPLGSCTMKLNATAEMEAITWPEFGSLHPFAPAQDAEGLLSLVKDLENWLAEVTGYDAVSLQPNAGSQGEFAGLLAIRAYHRSRGESARDVCLIPASAHGTNAASAVMAGMRVIVVRCDDDGNVELDHLRELVAEHAEDLAAIMITYPSTHGVYEGTVREVCGLVHDAGGQVYVDGANLNALIGLARMGKFGSDVSHLNLHKTFCIPHGGGGPGVGPIGVREHLAPFLPNHPLQPSAGPATGVGPISAAPWGSASILPISWAYVRMMGGEGLRRATLTAVAAANYVARRLNNYFPVLYTGEGGFVAHECILDLRQISKTSGITVDDVAKRLADYGIHAPTMSFPVAGTLMVEPTESENLVELDRFCEAMIAIRAEIDKVVAGQWPADDNPLVGAPHTAACLAKDWDHAYSREEAAYPLGVGEAKVWPAVRRIDGARGDRNLVCSCPPLDAYQS from the coding sequence ATGACCGACGACCGCATTCCCCTGGCAGCTCTGGAGCACGGCACGCCGTTCGCCGACCGGCACGTCGGACCGGCTCCGGCCGAACTGGCCCGCATGCTCGACGTGATCGGCGTCGGCTCGCTGGAGGAACTGGGCCGCAGCGCGGTGCCGGAGGCCATTCGCGAGGACGACCTGCGGCTGGCGCTGCCGGACCCGGCCACCGAGTCGGCGGCGCTGGCCGAGCTGCGCGAGCTCGCGCGCCGCTGCAACCCGCACACCGAGATGATCGGGCTCGGCTACTACGGCACCACGACCCCGCCGGTCATCCTGCGCAACGTGCTGGAGAACCCGGCCTGGTACACCGCGTACACGCCGTACCAGCCGGAGATCTCGCAGGGCAGGCTGGAAGCGCTGCTGAACTTCCAGACGATGGTGGCCGACCTGGCCGGGGTGCCGGTGGCCAACGCGTCGATGCTGGACGAGGCGACCGCCGCGGCCGAGGGCATGACGCTGGTGCGCCGCGCGGGCAAGTCCAAGTCGCCGCGGTTCCTGGTCGACGCCGACACCCTCCCGCAGACCATCGCGGTCATCGAGACCCGCGCCGAGCCGCTGGGCATCGAGGTCGTCGTGACCGACCTGTCGGAGGGCCTGCCGGAGGGCGAGTTCTACGGCGTGCTGCTGTCCTACCCGGGTGCCTCCGGTGCGCTGCGCGACCACGAGGCGATCATCGCCGAGGTCCACCAGCGCGGCGCGAAGGTCGTGGTGGCGACCGACCTGCTGTCGCTGACGCTGCTGCGCGCGCCCGGTGAGATCGGTGCCGACGTGGTGGTCGGCAGCACCCAGCGCTTCGGCGTGCCGATGGGCTTCGGCGGCCCGCACGCCGGGTTCATGGCCGTGGCCAAGGGCCTGGAGCGGCAGCTGCCCGGGCGACTGGTCGGGGTGAGCGTCGACGCGGACGGCGACAAGGCCTACCGGCTCGCGCTGCAGACCCGCGAGCAGCACATCCGCCGGGAGAAGGCGACCAGCAACATCTGCACCGCGCAGGTGCTGCTGGCCGTGATGGCGTCGATGTACGCCGTCTACCACGGTCCGGCCGGGCTGCGAGCGATCGCGACCCGCGCGCACCGGATGGCGGCGGTGCTGGCCGAGCAGCTGCGGCGCGGCGGCGTCGAGCTGCTGCACCAGGAGTTCTTCGACACGATCGTCGCGAAGGTGCCCGGCCGGGCGGACGAGGTCGTGGCCGCGGCTCGGCTCGGCGGCATCAACCTGCGCCGGGTCGACGCCGACCACGTGGGCGTCAGCTGCGACGAGACCACCACGCGAGCGCACCTGGCGACGGTGTGGCAGGCGTTCGGGATCGACGGCGTGGACGTCGACGAGCTGGACGCGCAGACCACCGACGCGCTCCCGGCGGCCCTGCGCCGCACCTCCGAGTACCTGACGCACCCGGTGTTCCACACCCACCACTCGGAGACCTCGCTGCTGCGCTACCTGCGGCGGCTGTCGGACAAGGACATCGCGCTGGACCGCAGCATGATCCCGCTGGGCTCGTGCACGATGAAGCTCAACGCGACCGCCGAGATGGAGGCCATCACCTGGCCGGAGTTCGGCTCGCTGCACCCGTTCGCGCCCGCGCAGGACGCCGAGGGCCTGCTGTCGCTGGTCAAGGACCTGGAGAACTGGCTGGCCGAGGTCACCGGCTACGACGCGGTGAGCCTGCAGCCCAACGCGGGCAGCCAGGGCGAGTTCGCCGGCCTGCTGGCCATCCGCGCCTACCACCGCAGCCGTGGTGAATCGGCCCGCGACGTGTGCCTGATCCCGGCGAGCGCGCACGGCACCAACGCCGCCAGCGCGGTCATGGCCGGGATGCGCGTGATCGTGGTGCGCTGTGACGACGACGGCAACGTCGAGCTCGACCACCTGCGCGAGCTGGTCGCCGAGCACGCCGAGGACCTCGCCGCGATCATGATCACCTACCCGTCCACGCACGGCGTCTACGAGGGCACCGTGCGCGAGGTGTGCGGCCTGGTGCACGACGCCGGCGGGCAGGTCTACGTCGACGGTGCGAACCTCAACGCGCTCATCGGCCTGGCCCGGATGGGCAAGTTCGGCTCCGACGTCTCGCACCTGAACCTGCACAAGACGTTCTGCATCCCGCACGGCGGCGGTGGCCCGGGCGTCGGCCCGATCGGCGTGCGCGAGCACCTGGCGCCGTTCCTGCCGAACCACCCGCTGCAGCCCTCGGCCGGTCCGGCCACCGGGGTCGGCCCGATCAGCGCGGCCCCGTGGGGCAGCGCCTCGATCCTGCCGATCTCGTGGGCCTACGTGCGGATGATGGGCGGCGAGGGGCTGCGCCGCGCGACGCTGACCGCTGTCGCGGCGGCCAACTACGTGGCCCGGCGGCTGAACAACTACTTCCCGGTGCTCTACACCGGCGAGGGCGGGTTCGTCGCCCACGAGTGCATCCTCGACCTGCGCCAGATCAGCAAGACCAGCGGCATCACCGTCGACGACGTGGCCAAGCGGCTGGCCGACTACGGCATCCACGCGCCGACGATGTCGTTCCCGGTGGCCGGGACGCTGATGGTGGAGCCGACCGAGAGCGAGAACCTGGTCGAGCTGGACCGCTTCTGCGAGGCCATGATCGCGATCCGCGCGGAGATCGACAAGGTCGTCGCCGGGCAGTGGCCCGCCGACGACAACCCGCTGGTCGGGGCCCCGCACACGGCGGCCTGCCTGGCCAAGGACTGGGACCACGCCTACTCCCGCGAGGAGGCGGCGTACCCGCTGGGCGTGGGTGAGGCGAAGGTGTGGCCGGCGGTGCGGCGCATCGATGGTGCCCGCGGCGACCGCAACCTGGTCTGCTCCTGCCCGCCCCTGGACGCATACCAGTCCTGA
- a CDS encoding HesB/YadR/YfhF-family protein, producing MLTISESAAEVIKLVLVGGDSQEGSGLRIAPAGDGLQASIADQPQEGDEVIEASGVRVFLEPQVAALLGDKTLDAEKDANGELALAVRD from the coding sequence ATGCTCACCATCAGTGAGAGCGCCGCCGAGGTCATCAAGCTCGTCCTCGTCGGTGGTGACTCTCAAGAAGGCTCCGGGCTGCGCATCGCACCGGCCGGGGACGGACTGCAGGCTTCGATCGCCGATCAGCCCCAGGAGGGCGATGAGGTGATCGAGGCCTCCGGGGTCCGGGTGTTCCTCGAACCGCAGGTCGCCGCCCTGCTCGGGGACAAGACCCTCGACGCTGAGAAGGACGCCAACGGCGAACTGGCGCTGGCCGTCCGCGACTGA
- a CDS encoding MFS transporter, producing the protein MRSKRQMWPLYAAGFTTAFGAHGIAANLGGFSDDAVTSLLVLGALLALYDGAEVLLKPLFGTLADRIGARPVLLGGLLGFAAASATYVIADSPAWLWVARLGQGAAASAFSPSASALVARLNPSAKHGRAFGSYGFYKSIGYTLGPLLGGVLVWVGGLRLLFAVMALLGLAVAIWAAIDVPAAPPLPKARQTVLDLVRRLTDPAFLAPTAALAAATAALSVGVGFLPVTGRLDGLGPIATGAAVSVLAACAAVVQPMAGRALDAGRLTPSRGIAAGLLLTAVGLVCAVLPGLLGILLAAALIGAGTGLITPLGFAALAAATPQERMGQTMGAAELGRELGDAGGPLLVAAIATVAGLATGYTALAVLIALGPAVAFAVRAARLRQRA; encoded by the coding sequence ATGCGCTCGAAGCGCCAGATGTGGCCGCTGTACGCCGCGGGCTTCACCACCGCATTCGGCGCTCACGGCATCGCGGCGAACCTCGGCGGTTTCTCCGATGACGCGGTCACCTCGCTGCTGGTGCTGGGCGCGCTGCTCGCCCTCTACGACGGTGCCGAAGTCCTGCTCAAACCGCTGTTCGGCACCCTCGCCGACCGCATCGGCGCCCGCCCGGTGCTGCTGGGCGGCCTGCTCGGCTTCGCCGCGGCCTCGGCGACCTACGTCATCGCCGACAGCCCCGCCTGGCTGTGGGTGGCGCGCCTCGGCCAGGGCGCCGCGGCGTCGGCCTTCTCGCCGTCCGCCTCGGCGCTCGTCGCCCGGCTCAACCCGTCGGCCAAGCACGGTCGCGCCTTCGGCTCCTACGGCTTCTACAAGTCCATCGGCTACACCCTGGGACCGCTGCTGGGCGGTGTGCTGGTCTGGGTCGGCGGGCTGCGGCTGCTGTTCGCGGTGATGGCGCTGCTCGGCCTCGCCGTCGCCATCTGGGCCGCCATCGACGTCCCGGCGGCCCCACCGCTGCCCAAGGCCCGCCAGACGGTGCTCGACCTCGTCCGGCGCCTGACCGACCCGGCGTTCCTCGCCCCGACGGCGGCACTGGCCGCGGCGACCGCCGCGCTGTCGGTGGGAGTGGGCTTCCTGCCGGTGACCGGCCGGCTCGACGGGCTGGGCCCGATCGCCACCGGAGCCGCGGTGTCGGTGCTGGCCGCCTGCGCCGCCGTCGTGCAGCCGATGGCCGGGCGGGCGCTGGACGCCGGCCGTCTCACGCCGTCCCGCGGCATCGCCGCAGGCCTGCTGCTCACGGCGGTGGGTCTGGTCTGCGCGGTGCTGCCCGGTCTGCTCGGCATCCTGCTCGCCGCCGCGCTGATCGGAGCCGGAACCGGCCTGATCACCCCGCTCGGCTTCGCCGCGCTGGCCGCCGCCACCCCGCAGGAGCGGATGGGCCAGACGATGGGCGCGGCCGAACTCGGCCGGGAGCTCGGCGACGCGGGCGGCCCGCTGCTGGTCGCGGCGATCGCCACGGTCGCGGGCCTGGCCACCGGCTACACCGCGCTCGCCGTCCTGATCGCACTCGGCCCCGCAGTCGCCTTCGCAGTGCGCGCCGCGCGGCTACGTCAGCGGGCGTAG
- a CDS encoding Chromate resistance protein ChrB, with the protein MTDLRWLVLVIKVPAEPSRHRVAVWRELRKIGALSLGQGVWSVPDVPVFADGVARAIALTEQAGGQALALDAAGRGESDAAALKAQFTAARSADWTEFLADCGKFEAELAKEIRNAKFTLAELEEEEQSLERLRRWHRDLTARDVFGAPEAREAAERLKQCATACEDYAERVFNALHNGSQ; encoded by the coding sequence GTGACAGACCTTCGCTGGCTGGTCCTCGTGATCAAGGTGCCCGCCGAACCGTCCCGGCACCGGGTCGCGGTGTGGCGGGAGCTCCGCAAGATCGGCGCGCTCTCCCTCGGGCAGGGCGTGTGGAGCGTGCCCGACGTCCCGGTGTTCGCCGACGGGGTCGCCCGCGCCATCGCGCTGACCGAGCAGGCCGGCGGCCAGGCCCTGGCGCTGGATGCCGCCGGGCGCGGCGAATCCGACGCAGCCGCGCTGAAGGCCCAGTTCACCGCGGCGCGTTCGGCCGACTGGACGGAGTTCCTCGCCGACTGCGGCAAGTTCGAGGCGGAACTGGCCAAGGAGATCCGCAACGCCAAGTTCACCCTCGCCGAACTGGAGGAAGAGGAGCAGTCGCTGGAACGGCTGCGCCGCTGGCACCGCGACCTGACCGCGCGCGACGTCTTCGGTGCCCCGGAAGCCCGCGAAGCTGCCGAACGGCTCAAGCAGTGCGCAACAGCGTGCGAGGACTACGCCGAACGCGTCTTCAACGCGCTGCACAACGGGAGCCAGTGA
- a CDS encoding 2,4'-dihydroxyacetophenone dioxygenase family protein: MPELPTTEFWKDLKPIENSFRPDAQPEVYLSQVATDDDRYYAPFSDTVGSRPLWINVKDNSWSDILRAKQAGLVNRHYHPHEVFAYTISGKWGYLERPWTASAGDFVYEAPGEGHTLVAYESEEPMKAMFIVKGPLIWLDENGETTGFFDVHDYIELCRKHYDAVGIGADYVNSLFR, translated from the coding sequence ATGCCCGAATTGCCCACCACGGAGTTCTGGAAGGACCTCAAGCCGATCGAGAACTCCTTCAGACCGGACGCGCAGCCGGAGGTCTACCTGTCGCAGGTGGCCACCGACGACGACCGCTACTACGCGCCGTTCTCCGACACCGTCGGCTCCCGGCCGCTGTGGATCAACGTCAAGGACAACTCCTGGTCGGACATCCTGCGGGCCAAGCAGGCCGGGCTGGTCAACCGGCACTACCACCCGCACGAGGTGTTCGCCTACACCATCTCCGGCAAGTGGGGCTACCTCGAACGGCCGTGGACGGCATCGGCCGGCGACTTCGTCTACGAGGCGCCGGGCGAGGGCCACACCTTGGTCGCTTACGAGAGCGAGGAGCCGATGAAGGCCATGTTCATCGTCAAGGGCCCGCTGATCTGGCTGGACGAGAACGGCGAGACCACCGGCTTCTTCGACGTGCACGACTACATCGAGCTGTGCCGCAAGCACTACGACGCCGTCGGCATCGGCGCGGACTACGTCAACTCGCTGTTCCGCTGA
- a CDS encoding MFS transporter — protein sequence MNPVRYENRLLLILFLSFGFVFFDRQALSFLAPMIREDFPLSNTQLGALSGVLALTWALSGMVVGTVSDRIGKRKPLLIAAILGFSVCSAASGLMTGFTGLLIARALMGLAEGAVLPMAQSLMIEASQQHRRGLNMGLVQGSSAGLLGGIVSPVVVVWAAEHIGWRAAFLLTIVPGLLLAVWVARSVREVPPGGRVAAAVETGPKVPVGQLLRQRNIVLCMAIAAWYLTWFVVIITFAPTYLASVKGYSPGTMSAVMACFGVAWVLWGFATPAISDRIGRRRTMIAFTAVAALCPLAVVLVAQPLLLGAIVVLTYTGLGCFTLFMATIPAETVPSRALATALGLVMGVGELCGGFLAPVLAGWASDEWGLQAAMFIAIGGAVVVVLLSFGLRETAPLVLQRRTRE from the coding sequence GTGAACCCGGTCCGCTACGAGAACCGACTGCTGCTGATCCTGTTCCTGTCGTTCGGCTTCGTGTTCTTCGACCGGCAGGCGCTGTCGTTCCTCGCGCCGATGATCCGCGAGGACTTCCCGCTGTCCAACACACAGCTCGGCGCGCTGTCCGGGGTGCTGGCGCTGACCTGGGCGCTGTCCGGGATGGTCGTGGGCACCGTCTCCGACCGGATCGGGAAGCGGAAACCCCTGCTGATCGCGGCGATCCTGGGCTTCTCGGTGTGCTCGGCGGCCTCCGGCCTGATGACCGGCTTCACCGGGCTGCTGATCGCCAGGGCGCTGATGGGGCTGGCCGAGGGCGCGGTGCTGCCGATGGCCCAGTCGCTGATGATCGAGGCCTCCCAGCAGCACCGCCGCGGCCTGAACATGGGGCTGGTGCAGGGATCCTCGGCCGGGCTGCTCGGCGGGATCGTGTCGCCGGTCGTCGTGGTGTGGGCCGCCGAGCACATCGGCTGGCGCGCGGCGTTCCTGCTGACGATCGTGCCGGGGCTGTTGCTGGCGGTGTGGGTGGCGCGCTCGGTGCGCGAGGTGCCGCCCGGCGGCCGGGTGGCGGCGGCCGTGGAAACCGGGCCGAAGGTGCCGGTCGGCCAGCTGCTGCGGCAGCGCAACATCGTGCTGTGCATGGCGATCGCGGCCTGGTACCTCACCTGGTTCGTCGTGATCATCACCTTCGCGCCGACCTACCTGGCCTCGGTGAAGGGGTATTCGCCGGGCACGATGAGCGCGGTGATGGCCTGCTTCGGCGTCGCCTGGGTGCTGTGGGGTTTCGCCACGCCCGCGATCTCGGACCGCATCGGCAGGCGGCGCACGATGATCGCGTTCACCGCGGTCGCCGCGCTGTGCCCGCTGGCCGTGGTGCTGGTGGCGCAACCGCTGCTGCTCGGGGCGATCGTCGTGCTCACCTACACCGGGCTGGGCTGCTTCACGCTGTTCATGGCGACGATCCCGGCCGAGACCGTGCCGAGCCGGGCGCTGGCCACCGCGCTGGGCCTGGTGATGGGCGTGGGCGAGCTCTGCGGCGGCTTCCTGGCGCCGGTGCTGGCGGGCTGGGCCTCCGACGAGTGGGGCCTGCAGGCGGCCATGTTCATCGCGATCGGCGGCGCGGTCGTGGTGGTGCTGTTGTCGTTCGGACTGCGCGAAACCGCGCCGCTGGTCCTGCAGCGGCGGACACGCGAGTAA
- a CDS encoding alcohol dehydrogenase catalytic domain-containing protein, producing MKAAVYHGAGDVRVGEVPVRAPGPGEVQVRVAYCGICGSDKHEFVDGPHAIPVDRPHPESGVVAPLVLGHEFCGTVTAVGADVRGLAEGDRLAIEPHYRCGRCDRCRAGEYNICAHFGFAGLMGHGGLAEYATIPAYMAHVLTEDVSFEQAAVFEPASVALHALRRSGARPGESMAVVGLGPIGLLITLLARQLGVQRIHGVDPDAARRELAVELGATSVGDDVPEVDVAFEVVGIQSTLDKSLAVTRAGGRVVLVGLGGRLDFDAFGLVNREQSIIATVGYRDTFPELIRLASQGVDFSRIVTSTVALDEVVERGLRAGAGEVKVVVRP from the coding sequence GTGAAAGCTGCGGTGTACCACGGCGCCGGGGACGTTCGGGTCGGCGAAGTGCCGGTGCGGGCTCCCGGGCCGGGGGAGGTGCAGGTGCGCGTCGCTTACTGCGGGATCTGCGGTAGCGACAAGCACGAATTCGTCGATGGGCCGCACGCGATTCCGGTGGATCGGCCGCACCCGGAATCCGGGGTGGTGGCGCCGCTGGTTCTCGGGCACGAGTTCTGCGGCACCGTCACCGCGGTCGGCGCGGACGTGCGCGGCCTGGCCGAAGGCGACCGGCTGGCGATCGAACCGCACTACCGGTGCGGGCGCTGCGATCGCTGCCGGGCGGGGGAGTACAACATCTGCGCGCACTTCGGGTTCGCCGGATTGATGGGGCACGGCGGTCTCGCCGAGTATGCCACCATCCCGGCGTACATGGCGCACGTGCTGACCGAGGACGTTTCCTTCGAGCAGGCAGCCGTTTTCGAGCCCGCGTCGGTTGCGCTGCACGCGCTGCGCCGGTCGGGAGCGCGTCCCGGCGAATCGATGGCGGTGGTCGGGCTCGGGCCGATCGGATTGCTGATCACGCTGCTCGCGCGGCAGCTCGGCGTGCAGCGGATCCACGGTGTCGACCCGGACGCCGCGCGGCGTGAGCTGGCGGTGGAGCTGGGAGCCACCAGCGTCGGAGACGACGTTCCCGAGGTGGACGTGGCGTTCGAGGTGGTCGGCATCCAGTCCACGTTGGACAAATCGCTCGCGGTGACGCGGGCGGGCGGGCGCGTGGTGCTCGTCGGGCTCGGCGGGCGCCTGGACTTCGACGCCTTCGGTCTGGTCAACCGCGAGCAGTCCATCATCGCGACCGTCGGTTACCGGGATACCTTCCCGGAACTGATCCGGCTGGCTTCGCAAGGCGTGGACTTCTCCCGGATCGTGACCTCGACGGTGGCGCTCGACGAGGTGGTGGAGCGCGGCCTGCGCGCGGGCGCCGGTGAGGTGAAGGTGGTGGTGCGGCCGTGA
- a CDS encoding SDR family NAD(P)-dependent oxidoreductase — protein sequence MLAVNLTSVLTACSAARDRLAATGGSVVTVSSMFAFTGSADRPAYSASKGGVSQLTRSLAAEYAPLGVRVNCVAPGFVVTPLARGVLDDPVASAAVLERIPMGRLGEPDEVASVIEFLCSPAARYVTGAVVPVDGGYLAA from the coding sequence GTGCTCGCGGTGAACCTCACCTCGGTGCTCACCGCGTGCTCCGCCGCGCGCGACCGGCTGGCCGCCACGGGCGGTTCGGTCGTCACGGTGTCGTCGATGTTCGCCTTCACCGGCAGCGCCGACCGGCCCGCCTACAGCGCGAGCAAGGGCGGTGTCAGCCAGCTCACCCGCTCGCTGGCCGCCGAGTACGCGCCGCTGGGCGTGCGGGTCAACTGCGTGGCACCGGGTTTCGTGGTCACTCCGCTGGCGCGCGGCGTGCTCGACGATCCGGTGGCGTCCGCGGCGGTGCTGGAGCGGATCCCGATGGGCCGGCTCGGCGAACCCGACGAGGTCGCCTCGGTGATCGAGTTCCTCTGCTCACCGGCCGCCCGCTACGTCACCGGCGCCGTGGTGCCGGTGGACGGCGGCTACCTGGCCGCTTGA